A stretch of Eleutherodactylus coqui strain aEleCoq1 chromosome 2, aEleCoq1.hap1, whole genome shotgun sequence DNA encodes these proteins:
- the LOC136611029 gene encoding E3 ubiquitin/ISG15 ligase TRIM25-like, with the protein MSSTDLRDELLCSICLSTYTDPVMLRCGHNFCRVCIHQVLDTQDEAGVYSCPECRQRSQKRPALMRNLALRNIMENFLITPPTQKEAEIFCTYCVDSPVPAAKSCLMCEASLCEKHLRVHSKSAEHVLCEPSANLGNRKCSVHKKILEYYCTEDAACICVYCSFAPEHRGHWVEMLDEASEKKKKKLGNILQKLITRREETEERVRSLEERRRKAQEKASGEAERVTALCRDIRRWLDDLEKKVLSEISRHEKQVSRSLSDMIQKLEVKKNKLTRKMRHMEELCNMTDPLTVLQEPDIGDLCDTEEEEGEEDTGRHDGGEEDTRGHDKLLHDVDGPDVAVISDTLHTLCDIVTDLRRGIYLGDSADILLDVNTAANNIRISDDRKAATGTQQNQNHPETAERFQDFPQVMSRRRFSSGRHYWDVEISRSILWSVGMCYPSIERKGRQSYFGDNNKSWSLWRFSDQYSVIHDSQVIWLPHQISSNRFRICLDYEAGLLSFYELCDPIKHLHTFTASFTEPLHAALWVLEGSLKISGVSSNWKKSS; encoded by the coding sequence ATGTCCTCTACTGATCTGAGAGACGAGCTGCTCTGCTCCATCTGCCTGAGCACTTATACAGATCCTGTAATgctgagatgtggacacaacttctgccGGGTCTGTATTCATCAGGTGCTGGATACACAGGACGAGGCTGGAGTTTATTCCTGTCCTGAATGCAGACAAAGGTCTCAGAAGCGGCCGGCACTGATGAGGAACTTAGCTCTGCGTAACATCATGGAGAACTTCCTGATTACTCCTCCGACACAGAAGGAAGCCGAGATCTtctgcacttactgtgtggactCTCCTGTACCGGCCGCTAAATCCTGTCTGATGTGTGAAGCTTCTCTGTGCGAGAAACACCTGAGAGTTCACAGCAAGTCAGCAGAACACGTCTTATGTGAGCCCAGCGCCAACCTGGGGAACAGGAAATGTTCTGTCCATAAGAAGATCCTGGAATATTACTGCACTGAGGACGCCGCTTGTATCTGTGTTTATTGCAGTTTTGCACCAGAACATCGGGGACATTGGGTGGAGATGTTAGATGAGGCCtctgagaagaaaaagaagaaactaGGAAATATTCTCCAGAAACTGATCACAAGGAGGGAGGAGACTGAGGAAAGAGTCCGGAGTCTGGAGGAGCGCAGGAGGAaagctcaagaaaaagcatctggAGAAGCGGAGAGAGTCACCGCCCTGTGTAGAGACATCAGGAGATGGCTGGACGACCTGGAGAAGAAGGTCCTGAGCGAGATCTCCAGGCATGAAAAACAGGTGTCACGTTCGCTGTCTGACATGATTCAGAAGTTGGAGGTAAAGAAGAACAAATTGACAAGAAAGATGAGACACATGGAGGAGCTGTGTAACATGACTGATCCACTGACTGTCTTACAGGAACCAGACATCGGGGACTTGTGTGAtactgaggaggaggaaggtgaggAGGACacggggagacatgatggaggtGAGGAGGATACAAGGGGACATGATAAACTGCTCCATGATGTAGATGGTCCGGATGTGGCTGTGATCtcagacacattacacacattatgTGACATAGTAACAGATTTAAGGAGGGGGATCTATTTGGGGGATTCTGCAGACATATTACTGGATGTAAACACAGCTGCTAATAATATCCGTATATCAGACGACCGAAAAGCTGCAACCGGGACACAACAGAACCAGAACCATCCAGAAACAGCAGAGAGATTCCAGGATTTTCCTCAGGTGATGAGCAGgaggagattctcctcaggacgACATTACTGGGATGTTGAGATCAGTAGATCTATATTGTGGAGCGTGGGGATGTGTTATCCCAGTATAGAGAGGAAAGGGCGTCAGTCATACTTTGGAGATAATAACAAGTCCTGGAGCTTGTGGAGATTTAGTGATCAGTATTCAGTGATACATGACAGTCAAGTGATCTGGTTACCTCACCAGATCTCCAGTAATAGATTTAGGATTTGTCTGGATTATGAGGCCGGGCTGTTGTCCTTTTATGAGCTGTGTGACCCCATCAAACACTTACACACCTTCACTGCCTCCTTCACTGAGCCCCTTCATGCTGCATTATGGGTTCTAGAAGGTTCCTTAAAGATATCAGGGGTAAGCAGCAACTGGAAGAAATCCTCATAA